The region ACACCACGGCGTGGCGGCGCAGCGACTCCAGGGGAACCGTGAACGGGTGACCACCGTCGACGGTCCGCCCCAGCCCGATGGCCCGTCCGCCCTCGTCGACCACGAGGTCGGCCGGGTCGGCGGGTACGGGCTCGGCCCCCACGCCGGCCGACACACCAGTGGGGACGTCGGCGGCCGGCACGGTCGTCGGGTCGGACTCGGGGCCGCCCGGCGGTGGCTCGTCGTCGGGCGTCGGTGGCGGGGCATCCCCGCGCGTGCCGTCGGGTCCAGGCAGGACCGCGCGGAACAGGTCGGTTCCGCTGGCCGGGCGGCGGGCCACCAGCCACTCCTGCAACGCCGTGGACGGCTCGGCCGCCATCACCCGCAGCGCCGCGAAGACCCGCAGGTCCGCCTCCGACACGGCGCGGCGCAGGCCGCCGGCCGCGTCGAAGCCGGTCAACACCTCGGTCGTACGCTTCCCGGTCGGCCACGGGCCGTTGCGCAGCAGGATCAGCCGCCGTTGTGGCAGGTCCCGGTCCAACCCGGCGAGGGTGCACGCGGCCTTGACCCGGGCGGTGACGGCGACGGCGTTGGGGTGCGCGATGGCCCGGAAACACCAGTGCGCCTCGTTCTCGGTGGCCTCGTCGAGCACCTCGACCAGCCGTCCGTGCAGCGCGGGCTTGCGCCCGGGCGGCGGATCGTACTTGTAGGTGGCGCCGGTCGGCGCCTGCTCGGCGATCCAGGCGGCCAGGCCGGCGGCGAGCAGCGGCGGCATGTGCTCGTCCTCGCCCGCCGGGTCGACGGCGGCCGACACGTCCGCGGCCTCGACCAGTTCGGCGAAGCGCGTGTCCAATGCGTGCAGGCGGCGTTCGTCCGCCGCCGGCTCGGCGGAAGCGCCACCGGCGGTGCGCACCGTCGGCGTCGACTCGGCGACGTCGATGAGCCGGTCGAGTTCGACCACCTCGTCGCGATCACGGCACCAGGCGATGTGGCGGTCCACCCGGCGGAGCAGCGCGCGTGGCGTCAGGGTGGGCGCGTCGGCGAAGGCGGCGGGGGCGATCGGCCAGGTGGGGTGCGGTGGCCCGAAGAACATGCCCGCGAACGCGGCGGAGAGGCGCTTCGCCACGATCGCCTGCCCGATCTCTGGGGTGAGGATCCGGTCCGGCAGGGTCGCCGTACGGAACCGGTCGGCGACCGGAGTGGGCGCCGCGCGGGTCATCAGCACCCAGGTGTCCGGCAGGCACGAGACGACGACAAGCGTGCGGCGGGTGATGTCACGGAGCTTGAGCAGGCCGTCGGCGATCGGGCCGAGCACCTTTGCCTGGGCGTCCTCCAGCCCCTGGTGCTGGTTGAGCAGCGAGGTGCTGGTCTGGGCGAACAGCGTGTCGAGCTGGTCCACGGCGATGACAGTGGGATCCAGGGCCAGTGCCATCAGCCTTGAGATGTCCTGCACGACCTGCTGCGGAGTGCGGATCGCGGCGCTCAACCCCCACGCCGTCCGCGCGGCCGGGTCACCCGGTTCGGAGATCAGGTGGGCGTATCCGACGTCCTGTGCCTCGAAGTCGACGGCGCCGTGCAGGACGAGCGCCCGGGCGGTGTCCTGGGCGTCCCGCCCGACCTCCCGATCGCGCTCGCGCAGCGCCCAGATGAAGGTGTCGAGCTGCCCGCGGGTCACCGGTCGGGCGCCGGCGACCGCGTCGCGGACCTCCATCGGCAGGCCGAGCTGCGTGGTGAGTCGTCGCAGGAAGGTCTTCAGCTGGGTGCCCCAGCCGACGTGCGGGCGGCCCATCCCCTCCACCAGGGCCAGGGCGACACTCTCCCAGAACGTCTTGCCACTGACCATGTCGACCAGGAAGAAGTAGCCGCCGTCGCGCTGGATCTGTTCGCGGACCGCCCCGAGCAGGTGCGTCTTGCCGGCGCCCGCGCGGCCCTGCATGGCCACGCCGAGCGGCATGCTCGTGTCGTCGGTGCGGGCCCGCGCCACCCCGCGCAGGATCTCCGCGGTCACCTTCTCGTGCAGCTCCGGCACGTTGTGTGGGCTGGGTCGCCAGACGTCGTCCGGGGTGACCGCCGGGTTGAGACTGACCGCGTCCAGCGCGGCCCGATGGTCCTCCGAGATCATGCCGAGCCGATCGCCAGGGCGTGGTTGTCCTCGTTCCCGATCCGCACGGCCGCGGCCCGGTCCCGCGCGGTCAGCGACTTGGTGTTCGCCACCGGAATGATGCGGACGTCCTCTCGGCCGACCATCGCCCGCAACGCCGCGTCGAGGGCTGCCCGGTCGGTGTCGGCGAGTCGGTCGCGGACGTCGGCGAGGCCGACCCACGCGCCCGGCGCGGTGGCCAGCTCCCGGTACGTCGAGCGGACCAGTGCCTCCACCTCCACCGCGGACAATGGTCGCGCCGCCGTGGGTGCCGGTGCTTCGCGCCGGGGCTCGCCACCAGTCGGGGCCGTCGCCTCGGTCGGCTTGAAGAAGTCGCCGTGGCTGATCCGGAGCCGGTCCAGCGAACGGTGCAGGTTGGACAGGACGACGAACAGGGACCGGGTCGTCGAGCCACCCGCCTTCGGCGGCGCGGCGGTGTGCAGCTGACGTGCCACCCGCCAGCCCTGCTCGGTCAGCTCGTGGGCGAACGGCCGGTGCGTCCGATCGGTGTCGACCAGACCCAGGTCGACGAGCTTCTTGTTGTCCTTGCCGGTCAGCGTGAAGCCGGCCAGCTCCTTCAGCTCGACGTTGCTGAGTCGGCGCGCCTCGACCATCAGCACCACGAGGGCGTTGATCTGGTTCGGCGTCAGGTGCGGGACGTCCGCCGGGCTCGTCATGATGTCTCATCTCCGTGGGGGTACGTGCCGCCCGCGCGTCGCCGGGCCAGCAGCCGACGGATCCCGTCGACCACCGCCGGCACGTCGGTGAGCACCTGCTCGTTGGTGAAGCGGAGCACGTCCAGCCCGAGGAGTTGTAGCTGCACGTCTCTCCGCCGATCGTTGGCGAAAGCGATTCGCCCACGATGCTCCGGGCCGTCCACCTCGACCGCAAGACCCTCCGTGGGCCAAAACAGATCCAGTCGGTACGCCGCGCCCAGGACATGCGACTCGTAGGTCTGGTTCCACCGCCGGCCCCGCGCCCAGTCGTGCGGCGCGAGCGCGCGTTCCAACGCCTGCTCGGCGGCGCTGTCACCGCGGGGCACGCCCGCGATCGGCGGCCAGGCCAGCACCGTCGAGCCCGGCTCGCCGGCGGTGGTCGGGATCCGTTCGGCAGTGCCGGCCAGCCCGGCGAATCGGGCCGGCACCGGAATGCGCACCGAGCGCACCCGATCGGCGTGGCGCAGCGGCCCGCCGGCCAACCACACGGTGAAACCGCCGTGCCGCACCAGCCACTCGGCAGCGGCCACCAGCGTCCGCTCGGCGTCGACGTCCAGGTCGGGCAGGGCCACGACCAGCACGCAGCTCTCCCGGTCGTACGCCCCGGAGATCACCCGGGCGAGCCCGGCCGCGCGTACCCCCGGGGCGAAGCGGGACCGGCCGGCGGGGCGGCGTGGGCCGCGCAGCCCTCGCTCGGCGAGGTCGGCCAGGAACGGGCCGAAGTGCCGGGATCGGGCGGCGGTACGGGCCGCGAGGGCCCGCGTCGCCGCCACGCCGAGTGTGCCCTCGCTGTCCAAGCGGTCGGCCCCGGTCAGCCAGCGGGGGAACATCGCGAGGG is a window of Micromonospora sp. WMMD961 DNA encoding:
- a CDS encoding DUF87 domain-containing protein translates to MISEDHRAALDAVSLNPAVTPDDVWRPSPHNVPELHEKVTAEILRGVARARTDDTSMPLGVAMQGRAGAGKTHLLGAVREQIQRDGGYFFLVDMVSGKTFWESVALALVEGMGRPHVGWGTQLKTFLRRLTTQLGLPMEVRDAVAGARPVTRGQLDTFIWALRERDREVGRDAQDTARALVLHGAVDFEAQDVGYAHLISEPGDPAARTAWGLSAAIRTPQQVVQDISRLMALALDPTVIAVDQLDTLFAQTSTSLLNQHQGLEDAQAKVLGPIADGLLKLRDITRRTLVVVSCLPDTWVLMTRAAPTPVADRFRTATLPDRILTPEIGQAIVAKRLSAAFAGMFFGPPHPTWPIAPAAFADAPTLTPRALLRRVDRHIAWCRDRDEVVELDRLIDVAESTPTVRTAGGASAEPAADERRLHALDTRFAELVEAADVSAAVDPAGEDEHMPPLLAAGLAAWIAEQAPTGATYKYDPPPGRKPALHGRLVEVLDEATENEAHWCFRAIAHPNAVAVTARVKAACTLAGLDRDLPQRRLILLRNGPWPTGKRTTEVLTGFDAAGGLRRAVSEADLRVFAALRVMAAEPSTALQEWLVARRPASGTDLFRAVLPGPDGTRGDAPPPTPDDEPPPGGPESDPTTVPAADVPTGVSAGVGAEPVPADPADLVVDEGGRAIGLGRTVDGGHPFTVPLESLRRHAVVFAGSGSGKTVLIRRLVEECAREGVSAIVLDPNNDLARLGDAWPDPPSGWGPGDAERAADYLDHTEVVVWTPRVTAGRPLSFQPLPDFTSLRDWPDEFDQAVRSAVEALAPRAGVDRSSRLAQQGRAVLTEALQAYARSGMVGLPGFTEFLTDLPEGVSRLARAGKLAEELAEALKAAMVTDPLFGGVGAPADPGLLLTPSAGRRARVSVISFVGLTSDQERQSFVNQLQMALFAWIKRHPAGDRPLGGLFVMDEAQTLAPSTGTTACTASSIALASQARKYGLGLVFATQAPRGLHNQISGNATTQFFGLLNAPAQIDAARQLAEAKGGRLPDIGLLNSGEFYAAGEGFSFVKVRTPLCLTHHPKAPLTPEEVVARARPAG
- a CDS encoding DUF559 domain-containing protein, with product MAHPVRADGDASAAWWAAPPTGRVSHLPGVDPELLRVALDPLPPAAPAIVHYRPTVTGPLGDLVNTLLDQLDSAALAMFPRWLTGADRLDSEGTLGVAATRALAARTAARSRHFGPFLADLAERGLRGPRRPAGRSRFAPGVRAAGLARVISGAYDRESCVLVVALPDLDVDAERTLVAAAEWLVRHGGFTVWLAGGPLRHADRVRSVRIPVPARFAGLAGTAERIPTTAGEPGSTVLAWPPIAGVPRGDSAAEQALERALAPHDWARGRRWNQTYESHVLGAAYRLDLFWPTEGLAVEVDGPEHRGRIAFANDRRRDVQLQLLGLDVLRFTNEQVLTDVPAVVDGIRRLLARRRAGGTYPHGDETS